From a region of the Rhinopithecus roxellana isolate Shanxi Qingling chromosome 8, ASM756505v1, whole genome shotgun sequence genome:
- the TLR5 gene encoding toll-like receptor 5 isoform X1, translated as MGDHLDLLLGVVLVASPVFGFPSCSFDGRIAFYRFCNLTQVPQVLNTTERLLLSFNSIRTVTVSSFPFLEQLQLLELGNQYTPLTIGKEAFSNLPNLRILDLGGSQIYFLHPDAFQGLFHLFELRLYFCGLSDAVLKDGYFRNLKSLTRLDLSKNQIHSLYLHPSFGKLNSLKSIDFSSNQIFLVCEHELEPLQGKMLSFFSLAANNLYSRVSVDWGKCMNPFRNMVLETLDVSGNGWTVDITGNFSNAISKSQAFSLILAHHIMGAGFGFHNIKDPDQNTFAGLAGSSVRHLDLSHGFIFSLNSRVFETLQDLQVLNLAYNKINKIAVEAFYGLDNLQVLNLSYNLLGELYSSNFYGLPKVAYIDLQKNHIGIIQDQTFKFLENLQTLDLRDNALTTIHFIPSIPTIFLSGNKLVTLSEINLTANFIHLSENRLENLDVLYFLLQVPHLQILILNQNRLSSCSGDQTPSENPSLEQLFLGENMLQLAWESELCWDVFEGLSHLQVLYLNNNYLNFLPPGVFSHLTALKGLSLNSNRLTVLSHNDLPANLEILDISRNQLLAPDPDLFVSLSVLDITHNKFICECALSTFILWLNHTNVTIAGPPADIHCVYPDSLSGVSLFSLSTEACDEEEVLKSLKFSLFIVCTVTVTLFLMTILIVMKFRGFCFICYKTAQRLVFKYHPQGTEPDMYKYDAYLCFSSKDFAWVQNALLKHLDTQYSDQNRFNLCFEERDFVPGENHIANIQDAIWNSRKIVCLVSRHFLRDGWCLEAFSYAQGRCLSDLNSALIMVVVGSLSQYQLMKHQSIRGFVQKQQYLRWPEDLQDVGWFLHKLSQHILKKEKEKKKDSNIPLQTIATIS; from the coding sequence ATGGGAGACCACCTGGACCTTCTCCTAGGAGTGGTGCTTGTGGCCAGTCCTGTGTTTGGATTTCCTTCCTGCTCCTTTGATGGCCGAATAGCCTTTTATCGTTTCTGCAACCTCACCCAGGTCCCCCAGGTCCTCAACACCACTGAGAGGCTCCTGCTGAGCTTCAACTCTATCCGGACAGTCACTGTTTCATCCTTCCCCTTTCTGGAACAGCTGCAGCTGCTGGAGCTCGGGAACCAGTATACCCCCTTGACTATTGGCAAGGAGGCCTTCAGTAACCTGCCCAACCTTAGAAtcttggacctgggaggtagTCAGATATACTTCTTGCATCCAGATGCTTTTCAGGGACTGTTCCATCTGTTTGAACTTAGACTGTATTTCTGTGGTCTCTCCGATGCTGTATTGAAAGATGgttatttcagaaatttaaagTCTTTAACTCGCTTGGATCTATCCAAAAATCAGATTCATAGCCTTTACCTTCATCCTTCATTTGGGAAGCTGAATTCCTTGAAGTCCATAGATTTTTCCTCCAACCAAATATTTCTTGTGTGTGAACATGAGCTCGAGCCCCTCCAAGGGAAAATGCTCTCCTTTTTCAGCCTCGCAGCTAATAACTTGTATAGCAGAGTCTCAGTGGACTGGGGAAAATGTATGAACCCATTCAGAAACATGGTGCTGGAGACACTAGATGTTTCTGGAAATGGCTGGACAGTGGATATCACAGGAAACTTTAGCAATGCCATCAGCAAAAGCCAGGCCTTCTCTTTGATTCTTGCCCACCACATCATGGGTGCCGGGTTTGGCTTCCATAACATCAAAGATCCTGACCAGAACACATTTGCTGGCCTGGCCGGAAGTTCAGTGAGACACCTGGACCTTTCACATGGGTTTATCTTCTCCCTGAACTCCCGAGTCTTTGAGACACTCCAGGATTTGCAGGTTCTGAACCTTGCCTACAACAAGATAAATAAGATTGCAGTTGAAGCATTTTACGGACTTGACAACCTCCAAGTTCTCAATTTATCGTATAACCTTCTGGGGGAACTTTACAGTTCCAATTTCTATGGACTACCTAAGGTAGCCTACATTGATTTGCAAAAGAATCACATTGGAATAATTCAAGACCAAACATTCAAATTCCTGGAAAACTTACAGACCTTGGATCTCCGAGACAACGCTCTTACAACCATTCATTTTATTCCAAGCATACCTACAATCTTCTTGAGTGGCAATAAACTAGTGACTTTGTCAGAGATCAACCTTACAGCCAACTTCATCCACTTATCAGAAAACAGGCTAGAAAATCTAGATGTTCTCTACTTTCTCCTACAGGTACCTCATCTCCagattctcattttaaatcaaaatcgCTTATCCTCTTGTAGTGGAGATCAAACCCCTTCAGAGAATCCCAGCTTAGAACAGCTTTTCCTTGGAGAAAATATGTTGCAACTTGCCTGGGAATCTGAGCTCTGTTGGGATGTTTTTGAGGGACTTTCTCATCTTCAAGTTCTGTATTTGAATAATAACTATCTTAATTTCCTTCCACCAGGAGTATTTAGCCATCTGACTGCATTAAAGGGACTAAGCCTGAACTCCAACAGGCTGACAGTTCTTTCTCACAATGATTTACCTGCTAATTTAGAGATCCTTGACATATCTAGGAATCAGCTCCTAGCTCCCGATCCTGATTTATTTGTATCACTTAGTGTCTTGGATATCACTCATAACAAGTTCATTTGTGAATGTGCACTTAGCACTTTTATCCTTTGGCTTAATCACACCAATGTCACTATAGCTGGGCCTCCTGCAGACATACATTGCGTGTACCCTGACTCGCTCTCTGGggtttccctcttctctctttccacGGAAGCTTGTGATGAAGAGGAAGTCTTAAAGTCCCTAAAGTTCTCCCTTTTCATTGTATGTACTGTCACTGTGACTCTGTTCCTCATGACCATCCTCATAGTCATGAAGTTCCGGGGCTTCTGTTTTATCTGTTATAAGACAGCCCAAAGACTAGTGTTCAAGTACCATCCCCAGGGCACAGAACCTGATATGTACAAATATGATGCCTATTTGTGCTTCAGCAGCAAAGACTTCGCATGGGTGCAGAATGCTTTGCTCAAACACCTGGACACTCaatacagtgaccaaaacagatTTAACCTGTGCTTTGAAGAAAGAGACTTTGTCCCGGGAGAAAACCACATTGCCAACATCCAGGACGCCATCTGGAACAGTAGAAAGATTGTTTGTCTTGTGAGCAGACACTTCCTTAGAGATGGCTGGTGCCTTGAAGCCTTCAGTTATGCCCAGGGCAGGTGCTTATCTGACCTTAACAGTGCTCTCATCATGGTGGTGGTTGGGTCCTTGTCCCAGTACCAGTTGATGAAACATCAATCCATTAGAGGCTTTGTACAGAAACAGCAGTACTTGAGGTGGCCTGAGGATCTCCAGGATGTTGGCTGGTTTCTTCATAAACTCTCTCAACAtatactaaagaaagaaaaagaaaagaagaaagacagtaaCATTCCGTTGCAAACTATAGCAACCATCTCCTAA
- the TLR5 gene encoding toll-like receptor 5 isoform X2: protein MGDHLDLLLGVVLVASPVFGFPSCSFDGRIAFYRFCNLTQVPQVLNTTERLLLSFNSIRTVTVSSFPFLEQLQLLELGNQYTPLTIGKEAFSNLPNLRILDLGGSQIYFLHPDAFQGLFHLFELRLYFCGLSDAVLKDGYFRNLKSLTRLDLSKNQIHSLYLHPSFGKLNSLKSIDFSSNQIFLVCEHELEPLQGKMLSFFSLAANNLYSRVSVDWGKCMNPFRNMVLETLDVSGNGWTVDITGNFSNAISKSQAFSLILAHHIMGAGFGFHNIKDPDQNTFAGLAGSSVRHLDLSHGFIFSLNSRVFETLQDLQVLNLAYNKINKIAVEAFYGLDNLQVLNLSYNLLGELYSSNFYGLPKVAYIDLQKNHIGIIQDQTFKFLENLQTLDLRDNALTTIHFIPSIPTIFLSGNKLVTLSEINLTANFIHLSENRLENLDVLYFLLQTQQLEFFLRPFSQVFITSQDLLHA from the coding sequence ATGGGAGACCACCTGGACCTTCTCCTAGGAGTGGTGCTTGTGGCCAGTCCTGTGTTTGGATTTCCTTCCTGCTCCTTTGATGGCCGAATAGCCTTTTATCGTTTCTGCAACCTCACCCAGGTCCCCCAGGTCCTCAACACCACTGAGAGGCTCCTGCTGAGCTTCAACTCTATCCGGACAGTCACTGTTTCATCCTTCCCCTTTCTGGAACAGCTGCAGCTGCTGGAGCTCGGGAACCAGTATACCCCCTTGACTATTGGCAAGGAGGCCTTCAGTAACCTGCCCAACCTTAGAAtcttggacctgggaggtagTCAGATATACTTCTTGCATCCAGATGCTTTTCAGGGACTGTTCCATCTGTTTGAACTTAGACTGTATTTCTGTGGTCTCTCCGATGCTGTATTGAAAGATGgttatttcagaaatttaaagTCTTTAACTCGCTTGGATCTATCCAAAAATCAGATTCATAGCCTTTACCTTCATCCTTCATTTGGGAAGCTGAATTCCTTGAAGTCCATAGATTTTTCCTCCAACCAAATATTTCTTGTGTGTGAACATGAGCTCGAGCCCCTCCAAGGGAAAATGCTCTCCTTTTTCAGCCTCGCAGCTAATAACTTGTATAGCAGAGTCTCAGTGGACTGGGGAAAATGTATGAACCCATTCAGAAACATGGTGCTGGAGACACTAGATGTTTCTGGAAATGGCTGGACAGTGGATATCACAGGAAACTTTAGCAATGCCATCAGCAAAAGCCAGGCCTTCTCTTTGATTCTTGCCCACCACATCATGGGTGCCGGGTTTGGCTTCCATAACATCAAAGATCCTGACCAGAACACATTTGCTGGCCTGGCCGGAAGTTCAGTGAGACACCTGGACCTTTCACATGGGTTTATCTTCTCCCTGAACTCCCGAGTCTTTGAGACACTCCAGGATTTGCAGGTTCTGAACCTTGCCTACAACAAGATAAATAAGATTGCAGTTGAAGCATTTTACGGACTTGACAACCTCCAAGTTCTCAATTTATCGTATAACCTTCTGGGGGAACTTTACAGTTCCAATTTCTATGGACTACCTAAGGTAGCCTACATTGATTTGCAAAAGAATCACATTGGAATAATTCAAGACCAAACATTCAAATTCCTGGAAAACTTACAGACCTTGGATCTCCGAGACAACGCTCTTACAACCATTCATTTTATTCCAAGCATACCTACAATCTTCTTGAGTGGCAATAAACTAGTGACTTTGTCAGAGATCAACCTTACAGCCAACTTCATCCACTTATCAGAAAACAGGCTAGAAAATCTAGATGTTCTCTACTTTCTCCTACAG